One window of Fimbriimonadia bacterium genomic DNA carries:
- a CDS encoding TIM barrel protein yields MSSSLPIAIQPITWGNTPLEQVCQEVATLGYEGIEPPVANYLEDIPRLHGMLEEAGLRCSATYTGVSLLDPATREEELRQELAIARALRELDAEIIVLSAPERQVERSVSHPPSVIREYAGHVNDLCRRLREETGVIPAFHNHIHTLIERPEEIDLFLEYTDPDLLFCGFDSAQLSAGGACPVEYFIRYAARTRYVHLKDRQLGRPTYGNFCELGLGFIDIQAIVQVLTDAGYSGWLTVEVDQSLTTPRDSAAVCREFLCNRCGL; encoded by the coding sequence GTGAGCAGCAGCCTCCCGATCGCGATCCAACCCATCACGTGGGGCAACACCCCGCTCGAACAAGTGTGTCAAGAAGTCGCGACCCTCGGCTACGAAGGCATCGAGCCGCCAGTCGCCAACTATCTGGAGGACATCCCGCGATTGCATGGCATGCTGGAGGAGGCAGGGCTACGATGCAGCGCCACCTACACCGGGGTCTCATTGCTCGATCCTGCGACGCGCGAGGAGGAACTGCGACAAGAACTCGCCATCGCCCGGGCTCTTCGAGAGCTCGATGCGGAGATCATCGTGCTGTCGGCGCCGGAGCGGCAGGTGGAGCGTTCCGTGTCTCACCCGCCGTCCGTCATTCGCGAGTATGCAGGCCATGTCAACGACTTGTGCAGACGGCTGCGTGAGGAAACGGGTGTCATTCCCGCGTTCCACAACCACATCCACACGCTGATCGAGCGGCCCGAGGAGATTGATCTGTTCCTCGAGTACACGGACCCTGACCTGCTGTTCTGCGGCTTCGACAGTGCACAGCTCTCGGCCGGGGGAGCGTGTCCCGTCGAGTACTTCATCCGTTACGCTGCCCGCACCAGGTACGTCCATCTAAAGGACCGACAGCTTGGGCGACCGACTTACGGCAACTTCTGCGAGCTCGGCCTCGGCTTCATTGACATCCAAGCCATCGTGCAGGTGCTGACCGACGCGGGATACTCCGGCTGGCTTACCGTCGAGGTGGACCAGAGCCTCACCACACCACGCGACAGCGCAGCCGTGTGCAGAGAGTTCTTGTGCAACCGATGCGGGCTCTAG
- a CDS encoding M3 family oligoendopeptidase has protein sequence MTAIAPKWDLSDLFESPADPRIEAALEKGLARAQQFATRYRGRIGSKDLEAAELLAALREYERLLQENSKPMEFAGLLYAANTGDPENARFMQLMQEKATQISLETMFFTLELLAAEEEHIEKLLDDPVLENYVHFVRASRAFRDYTLSEPEERILEECKNSGARAFGRLFTEVLSNHRFRFELRGEVSEQTESELLDKLRSPDREERRAAAESLTKGLADLERVLVHTFNTLLLDKSINDRLRGLPSPMESRHISNELDNDTVELVMQVCEQEYPLCARYYRLKKQILGLDELTHYDRYAPLFETESRVEWGQAEEIVLTSFGRFSSTIREHAEQFFRKGWIDAAPAPGKMGGAFCSYVTPDVHPYVFLNYHGKMDDVLTLAHELGHGVHASLSAEQTYLNYSGTLPLAELASTFGEMLVFDALQETATPKDRLAMYAESIEGAFATIFRQAAMYRFEQDIHSHRREKGEMTAEELGAYWQSRQQAMFGDSVVLGDDHRRWWSYVPHFVHSPFYVYAYSFGELLVMSLYRMALEQGPAFEPKYVALLRAGGSKSPHELMSSVGIDLRSRDFWLGGFRVLEDRIQRFERLWAEFNT, from the coding sequence ATGACCGCTATCGCACCGAAATGGGACCTATCCGACCTATTCGAATCGCCCGCTGACCCGAGAATCGAGGCCGCGCTCGAGAAGGGACTGGCACGTGCGCAGCAGTTTGCCACCCGGTACCGCGGACGCATTGGGTCTAAGGACCTCGAAGCCGCTGAGTTACTAGCAGCCCTTCGGGAGTACGAACGCTTGCTGCAGGAAAACAGTAAGCCGATGGAGTTCGCTGGGCTCCTCTATGCCGCGAACACCGGGGACCCTGAGAACGCAAGATTCATGCAACTAATGCAGGAGAAAGCTACACAAATCTCGCTGGAGACTATGTTCTTTACACTCGAGCTACTTGCAGCGGAAGAGGAGCACATAGAGAAGCTGCTCGACGATCCGGTGCTCGAGAACTATGTCCACTTCGTCCGTGCGTCCCGAGCTTTCCGCGACTACACGCTTTCCGAGCCCGAGGAGCGGATTCTCGAGGAGTGTAAGAACTCTGGAGCCCGCGCTTTCGGCCGACTGTTCACGGAGGTTCTCTCCAACCACCGCTTCCGGTTCGAGCTTCGTGGGGAAGTCTCCGAGCAGACGGAGTCCGAGCTGCTCGATAAGCTACGCTCGCCTGACAGGGAAGAACGCCGCGCTGCAGCCGAGTCCCTGACTAAGGGCCTGGCCGATCTCGAGCGTGTTCTCGTGCACACTTTCAACACGCTGTTACTGGACAAGTCAATCAACGATCGACTGCGCGGTTTGCCCTCGCCGATGGAGTCCCGGCACATCAGTAACGAGTTGGACAACGACACGGTCGAGTTAGTGATGCAGGTCTGCGAGCAGGAGTACCCACTCTGCGCTCGATACTACCGGCTGAAGAAGCAGATTCTGGGCCTGGACGAGCTCACGCACTACGACCGCTACGCACCGCTGTTCGAAACCGAGTCACGGGTAGAGTGGGGCCAAGCAGAGGAGATCGTGCTCACCAGCTTCGGCAGGTTCTCCTCCACGATTCGCGAACACGCGGAGCAGTTCTTCCGAAAGGGATGGATTGACGCCGCCCCCGCACCGGGAAAGATGGGCGGAGCTTTCTGTTCCTACGTTACGCCGGACGTCCACCCCTACGTCTTCCTCAACTACCACGGGAAGATGGACGACGTGCTGACCTTGGCCCACGAGTTGGGGCACGGCGTCCACGCGTCACTCTCTGCGGAACAGACCTATCTCAACTACAGCGGGACCCTGCCGCTTGCCGAGCTCGCCAGCACCTTCGGGGAGATGCTCGTGTTCGATGCGCTGCAGGAGACCGCTACGCCGAAAGACCGTCTGGCGATGTACGCCGAGAGCATCGAGGGCGCTTTCGCCACCATCTTCCGACAGGCCGCGATGTACCGGTTCGAGCAGGACATCCATTCGCACCGAAGGGAGAAAGGCGAGATGACCGCCGAGGAACTGGGAGCCTACTGGCAATCCCGCCAGCAGGCCATGTTCGGCGATAGCGTGGTCCTGGGCGACGACCACCGTCGCTGGTGGTCCTACGTGCCCCACTTCGTTCACTCGCCGTTCTACGTCTACGCGTATTCGTTCGGGGAGCTGTTGGTGATGTCGCTTTACCGGATGGCGCTGGAGCAGGGGCCGGCTTTCGAGCCGAAGTACGTCGCTCTGCTTCGGGCAGGCGGCAGCAAGAGCCCGCATGAGCTGATGTCCAGCGTAGGGATCGACCTACGTTCCCGGGACTTCTGGTTGGGGGGCTTTCGAGTGCTGGAAGACAGGATTCAGCGATTCGAGAGGCTCTGGGCAGAGTTCAACACATAG
- a CDS encoding cation transporter, giving the protein MLEDALRRVKLRAAALSIVSNTLLVVLKLVVGVMTLSVSVISEAVHSASDLVASLLAFFGIRAAAAPADEGHPYGHGKAESLSAFVQALLIFAGGCVVVVEALRRIVHPAEIQVDLAIGVMLLSAVANTLVSAYLLRVARQTESPALKADGYHLLTDVWTSVGVLAGLVLVKLTHWHIVDPLVAIGVSLMIMRLSWHLTLEAVHPLMDAALPQWEEEKIRAILLSDSHVRDFHKLRTRRSGRSRMVDVHVLLDDDLSLVDAHHIAEELEDKVRQAFPKVEVSIHFEPHEAELLHQQTHHA; this is encoded by the coding sequence ATGCTCGAGGATGCTCTGCGGCGCGTCAAGCTCAGGGCGGCTGCACTATCCATCGTCTCCAACACGCTGCTGGTCGTTCTGAAGCTGGTGGTCGGCGTGATGACGCTGTCGGTGAGTGTCATCTCGGAAGCCGTGCACTCTGCTTCTGACCTCGTGGCCAGCCTTCTCGCGTTCTTCGGCATCCGAGCCGCCGCTGCTCCTGCCGATGAAGGGCATCCCTACGGCCATGGCAAGGCAGAAAGCCTCTCGGCGTTCGTTCAGGCCCTCCTCATCTTTGCGGGTGGCTGCGTTGTGGTGGTGGAAGCGCTGCGGCGCATCGTCCACCCTGCGGAGATACAGGTGGACCTGGCGATCGGTGTAATGTTGCTCTCTGCCGTAGCCAACACTCTTGTTTCCGCCTATCTCCTCCGGGTAGCTCGGCAGACCGAGTCGCCCGCTCTCAAGGCGGATGGTTATCACCTGCTGACGGACGTGTGGACATCGGTCGGCGTCTTGGCTGGGCTAGTGCTGGTGAAGCTGACCCATTGGCACATCGTGGATCCCCTAGTCGCCATCGGGGTGTCACTGATGATTATGCGGCTCTCGTGGCACTTGACCCTGGAAGCTGTTCACCCTCTGATGGACGCAGCTCTGCCGCAGTGGGAGGAAGAGAAAATCCGCGCCATCTTACTCTCGGACAGTCACGTTCGGGACTTCCATAAGCTGCGTACACGCCGGTCCGGACGTTCGAGGATGGTGGACGTGCACGTTCTTCTGGACGACGACCTCTCCTTGGTGGACGCGCACCACATCGCCGAAGAGCTGGAAGACAAGGTTCGACAAGCGTTTCCGAAAGTCGAGGTAAGCATCCACTTCGAGCCCCATGAGGCCGAGCTACTCCACCAACAGACTCACCACGCGTAG
- a CDS encoding 6-phosphogluconolactonase codes for MRGTRIPILRIVREEEDFAGIIAGQISRRVGDTVAEKGVAVLALGAEDVTAPVRMRLGEKHASDVPWQQVIIYQVCERMWVGDHREALYERLWAELLSRVGVPPDNVHRFRGDASDAGSEVRRYEEQLLGRVRGEVAGDLFDLVVLGVEADGGTAGLRPDAEAVLTSNRHVAACPLSPTGSRGFSLTPRALNRSESIWIVVSGSQVAGVVHDTLEGDIEPTKHPLQALRPRGGEMVWYLDTAAAQRLGILAKDARPL; via the coding sequence ATGAGAGGCACACGGATTCCCATTCTACGTATCGTACGGGAAGAAGAGGACTTTGCGGGAATCATTGCCGGTCAGATTTCCCGCCGTGTCGGGGACACTGTAGCGGAGAAAGGTGTGGCGGTGCTGGCACTCGGAGCCGAGGACGTCACTGCTCCTGTGCGCATGCGCCTCGGCGAGAAGCACGCCAGTGACGTACCCTGGCAGCAGGTGATTATCTACCAGGTGTGTGAGAGAATGTGGGTAGGTGATCATCGGGAGGCACTTTACGAGCGGCTGTGGGCAGAGCTCCTGTCACGTGTGGGAGTGCCCCCCGACAACGTCCATCGTTTTCGAGGTGACGCATCGGACGCTGGCTCCGAGGTGCGTCGGTACGAGGAACAACTGCTAGGCCGGGTTCGTGGCGAGGTCGCTGGAGATCTCTTCGACCTGGTAGTACTGGGTGTCGAAGCGGATGGCGGTACTGCAGGGCTGCGACCGGATGCCGAGGCGGTACTGACATCCAACCGCCACGTCGCCGCGTGCCCTCTCTCACCCACTGGTAGCAGGGGCTTCAGTCTCACCCCGCGTGCGCTCAACCGCTCGGAGAGCATCTGGATAGTTGTGAGCGGGTCCCAGGTAGCGGGGGTGGTGCACGACACTCTCGAGGGCGACATCGAGCCGACGAAGCATCCCCTTCAAGCGCTCCGACCTCGCGGCGGAGAGATGGTGTGGTACCTGGATACCGCCGCAGCACAGCGATTGGGCATCCTAGCCAAGGACGCCCGCCCATTGTAA
- a CDS encoding tetratricopeptide repeat protein, with translation MKIAVTPFATSSSASAAHGRQFAHLVGESLKAIPGLQVMEVSFMARLQREDREERVMVAGGPHDAEWSRKLLEHLQADAVLDGLLEMGDRLELTLRVTMAESEEPIERTLSADRTEVADLIEQMLLESARMLGHESADVARALGASLRESTGEAVLALLQGWDALAYLRHVGDYLPEDADFEPAFDALVRAVRLDPDYLAPYEALIELTRQCVHLGPIHADVIERSLKTVNELCEDDWRGWYSLGDLYHRMNQDSLALECFEKSLKLNPAEPALWTRLGFTQSSLGLNAEAMKSFEEAISRESPLEPSPTAPAYASLLTKEGRPDEAHALWQRILDRDRTVAIHWINLAMSHESRGESDAALQVLEEALQAVDSPEQVHVHLARTYMHRESHAKALAHYEAAAEALPNQPGLAVELADCLYFCGRVSDAIRVLRDALAQDPGPPIRAALEARRMEMEEPEKLERFRQLTKRLMEGRDEAALFELEQVARWLGDYWPVWEVLARGFNRMEKAEKAEAASRRLLALLPQYPTAYGELAAALFAQGKADEAFRTFRQALRKLPYDPLVLANYGIAAKMLGRDEDAERAARSLDAMGQEELSSRVRAARRPDFPRPTIE, from the coding sequence ATGAAGATCGCGGTTACACCCTTCGCCACCTCGTCGTCGGCGTCCGCGGCACATGGTCGCCAGTTCGCACATCTCGTTGGCGAGAGCCTGAAGGCCATCCCCGGCCTGCAGGTGATGGAAGTGTCTTTCATGGCGCGGCTGCAGCGTGAGGACAGAGAAGAGCGAGTCATGGTGGCTGGCGGGCCCCACGATGCAGAGTGGTCGCGCAAGCTGCTCGAGCACCTGCAGGCTGACGCCGTGCTAGATGGGCTTCTCGAGATGGGAGACCGGCTGGAGTTGACCCTGCGAGTGACCATGGCCGAGTCCGAGGAGCCCATCGAGCGCACGCTGTCCGCCGACAGGACGGAGGTGGCAGACCTTATCGAGCAGATGCTTCTTGAGAGCGCAAGGATGCTCGGGCACGAGTCTGCAGACGTGGCGCGTGCGTTAGGTGCATCACTTCGGGAGTCGACCGGCGAGGCGGTGCTTGCTTTGCTACAAGGATGGGACGCACTCGCCTATCTGCGGCATGTGGGTGACTACCTGCCTGAAGATGCCGATTTCGAGCCGGCGTTCGACGCCCTAGTGCGTGCCGTGCGGCTAGACCCCGACTACTTGGCACCCTACGAGGCACTGATCGAACTAACACGCCAGTGTGTGCATCTGGGTCCCATACACGCCGACGTGATCGAGCGAAGCCTCAAAACGGTGAACGAGCTGTGCGAAGACGACTGGCGTGGGTGGTATTCGCTGGGAGACCTGTATCACCGCATGAACCAAGACTCTCTTGCACTGGAGTGCTTCGAGAAGTCGCTGAAACTGAATCCCGCCGAACCCGCGTTGTGGACGCGGTTAGGTTTCACGCAATCGTCGTTGGGACTCAATGCCGAAGCGATGAAGTCTTTCGAAGAAGCCATCTCCAGAGAATCACCCCTCGAGCCGAGCCCGACAGCACCGGCCTACGCATCGCTTTTGACCAAGGAAGGTAGGCCGGACGAGGCCCATGCACTATGGCAGCGCATCCTGGACCGAGATCGTACTGTGGCCATCCACTGGATCAACCTCGCTATGAGCCATGAGAGCCGCGGAGAGAGCGACGCAGCGCTCCAGGTGCTGGAGGAGGCACTCCAAGCAGTCGATAGTCCGGAGCAGGTGCACGTGCACTTGGCACGTACTTACATGCACCGTGAGAGCCACGCGAAGGCGCTAGCACACTACGAAGCTGCCGCTGAGGCACTACCTAACCAACCGGGGCTGGCCGTCGAGCTGGCTGACTGCCTTTACTTCTGCGGCAGGGTCTCCGATGCGATTCGAGTGCTGAGAGACGCACTGGCCCAGGACCCTGGGCCGCCGATTCGTGCAGCCCTCGAAGCTCGAAGGATGGAAATGGAGGAACCAGAGAAGCTGGAGCGTTTCCGACAACTGACTAAGCGGCTGATGGAGGGCCGCGACGAGGCAGCGTTGTTCGAACTGGAGCAGGTTGCTCGGTGGCTCGGAGATTACTGGCCGGTGTGGGAGGTATTAGCGCGCGGTTTCAACCGTATGGAGAAGGCCGAGAAGGCGGAAGCAGCGTCGAGACGGCTGTTGGCGTTGCTGCCGCAGTACCCTACCGCCTACGGTGAGCTTGCTGCTGCGCTCTTCGCACAAGGTAAAGCCGATGAGGCGTTCCGAACGTTTCGACAAGCTTTACGGAAGCTGCCCTACGACCCGCTCGTATTGGCCAACTACGGCATCGCGGCGAAGATGCTCGGTCGCGACGAGGATGCCGAGCGAGCGGCTCGTAGCCTGGACGCGATGGGCCAGGAAGAACTCAGCTCCCGCGTACGCGCGGCTCGCCGTCCAGACTTTCCCCGGCCTACGATTGAATAG
- a CDS encoding alpha/beta hydrolase: MGLFAACILMMTAALAVDEQRDLEVGGATLHVHIRGADSENPYALYLHGGPGYSALPFMATAGPELERSLTVVYLDQRGCGLSSPLTAAEAKAYSIERLVRDIEVVREQLGIEKWAVIGHAWGGLLGLHYVTQHPERVSCFINISGLVSVPIMTDDVLDNAAFKAKQWLKEGSEGEKARAKVIQEQVDSLRKMSQSDPRRLAGAYVLALGDAQLYFHDPNSATVQAELRRLKAEADKYKIPIEKLDLSAAVSTALVQNESFHTMDATPLLKKVSVPTLLIGGRSDGVVTVRQLEIARRFVKGAQFEILDDCGHFAFYEQPQRLMLAILRFLPRADWRRPEGD; the protein is encoded by the coding sequence ATGGGCTTGTTCGCAGCCTGTATTTTGATGATGACCGCTGCGCTTGCCGTGGACGAGCAGCGCGACCTCGAGGTCGGCGGCGCAACTCTGCACGTACACATCCGTGGCGCGGACAGTGAGAACCCGTATGCTTTGTACCTGCACGGTGGCCCAGGGTATTCAGCCTTACCCTTTATGGCAACGGCCGGACCGGAGCTGGAGCGCTCACTGACCGTCGTGTACCTCGATCAGCGTGGGTGCGGCTTGTCTTCGCCCCTAACTGCCGCGGAAGCCAAGGCGTACTCCATAGAACGTCTGGTCCGCGATATCGAGGTGGTGCGGGAACAGTTGGGCATTGAGAAGTGGGCAGTGATCGGACACGCGTGGGGCGGGCTCCTTGGATTGCACTACGTCACTCAGCACCCTGAACGAGTCTCGTGCTTCATCAACATCAGCGGGCTTGTGTCCGTGCCCATCATGACCGACGATGTGCTTGACAACGCCGCTTTCAAAGCCAAGCAGTGGCTAAAGGAGGGTAGCGAGGGTGAAAAGGCCCGCGCGAAGGTGATCCAGGAACAAGTGGACTCCCTGCGCAAGATGTCCCAATCGGACCCCCGCCGGCTGGCCGGTGCTTACGTGCTCGCCCTTGGGGATGCGCAACTCTACTTCCACGACCCGAACTCGGCAACAGTGCAAGCGGAGCTTCGTAGACTGAAAGCGGAAGCCGATAAGTATAAGATACCAATCGAAAAATTAGACTTATCGGCCGCGGTCAGCACAGCGCTCGTGCAGAACGAGAGCTTTCACACTATGGACGCGACGCCGCTACTGAAGAAAGTGTCGGTGCCTACTCTGCTGATCGGAGGTCGTTCGGACGGTGTGGTGACAGTACGGCAATTGGAGATTGCGCGCCGCTTCGTCAAGGGGGCGCAGTTCGAGATCCTCGATGATTGCGGGCACTTCGCGTTCTATGAGCAGCCGCAGAGACTGATGCTCGCCATTTTACGCTTCCTTCCTCGCGCGGATTGGCGGCGGCCCGAAGGCGACTAG
- the dusB gene encoding tRNA dihydrouridine synthase DusB: protein MRPFRIGPVLVDPPIVLAPMEDVTNAAFRAIAKRIGGPGLMVTEFVSAMAVRYAPSRSIPKMRVQDEERPLAVQIFGSEPEVMADTARIARDMGADIVDINMGCWVPKVCRQGSGAALLKEPGQALAVVEAVVAAVDVPVTVKVRAGWDYAHLASISLAPRFERAGAQAITLHARTAKQGFTGRADWSLIGEMKRAVRIPVIGNGDIHTPQDAERMFRETGCDGVMIGRAAIANPWFLAQVRDHLEGRLPRPEPSFEERCRVALEHLNRHIAELGSEDRAVRSLRGQLPGYFRGFEGAARLRERISHACSVADVQAALTELGPKS from the coding sequence GTGCGCCCATTCCGCATCGGCCCAGTGCTTGTAGACCCGCCAATCGTGCTCGCGCCGATGGAGGACGTGACCAACGCCGCCTTCCGCGCCATCGCCAAGCGTATCGGCGGCCCAGGCCTCATGGTAACCGAGTTCGTCAGCGCAATGGCGGTGCGCTACGCGCCATCTCGCTCAATCCCCAAGATGAGGGTGCAGGACGAGGAGCGGCCGCTGGCAGTCCAGATATTCGGCTCCGAGCCCGAGGTCATGGCCGACACCGCCCGCATCGCGAGGGACATGGGCGCCGACATCGTGGACATAAATATGGGCTGTTGGGTGCCCAAGGTGTGCCGGCAGGGTAGCGGCGCTGCGCTCCTCAAGGAGCCCGGGCAGGCGCTTGCCGTGGTGGAAGCGGTGGTTGCCGCCGTGGACGTGCCGGTGACCGTGAAGGTCCGAGCAGGATGGGATTACGCACACCTGGCTTCTATATCCCTCGCCCCTCGGTTCGAGCGAGCCGGGGCACAGGCCATCACCCTGCACGCGCGTACGGCAAAGCAGGGGTTCACTGGCAGAGCCGACTGGTCACTCATCGGAGAGATGAAGAGAGCGGTGCGTATTCCGGTCATCGGCAACGGCGACATTCACACACCCCAGGACGCTGAGCGTATGTTCAGAGAAACCGGATGCGACGGCGTGATGATCGGGCGAGCGGCTATTGCGAACCCGTGGTTCCTCGCACAGGTGAGGGACCACCTCGAAGGTCGCCTACCGCGCCCGGAACCTTCGTTCGAAGAGCGCTGCCGGGTAGCTCTGGAGCATCTCAACCGGCACATCGCGGAGCTCGGTAGCGAGGACCGAGCAGTCCGGAGCCTGCGTGGTCAGTTGCCCGGGTACTTCCGGGGCTTCGAGGGCGCAGCTCGCCTCAGGGAACGCATCTCGCATGCATGCTCGGTGGCCGACGTTCAGGCGGCACTGACGGAGTTGGGACCCAAGTCCTAA
- a CDS encoding gamma-glutamyl-gamma-aminobutyrate hydrolase family protein — translation MASHPLIGITADLVENASGPPERALLSYCQAVVIGGGVPLVLPFVDDPAPYAERLDGWLIAGGRDLPPEEYGETPQPETEPISEARHAFEKRLWECFLPTGKPILGICYGCQFANVRLGGSLYQHIPGALPNAHPHTGGPGQPLVHPVAVEADSRLAEACGLFQFECSSSHHQAIHRVAPNLRVTALADDGVIEGVESLDGRWLMGVQWHPERTPDSPATVGLMRAFVRAASQAGAR, via the coding sequence ATGGCTTCCCATCCTCTCATTGGTATCACCGCGGATCTCGTCGAGAACGCTTCGGGCCCGCCGGAACGCGCACTTCTCTCCTATTGCCAAGCTGTCGTCATCGGAGGCGGGGTGCCTTTGGTGTTGCCGTTCGTGGACGATCCGGCGCCTTATGCAGAAAGGCTCGACGGATGGCTGATTGCGGGTGGCAGGGACCTGCCTCCCGAGGAGTATGGGGAAACGCCGCAGCCGGAGACCGAGCCAATCTCGGAGGCGCGACATGCCTTCGAGAAGCGGCTCTGGGAGTGCTTCTTGCCCACCGGCAAGCCTATCCTGGGTATCTGCTATGGGTGCCAGTTCGCCAACGTACGGCTGGGTGGCAGTCTGTACCAACACATCCCCGGCGCGCTACCCAATGCGCACCCTCACACTGGGGGGCCGGGGCAGCCGCTGGTTCACCCCGTCGCTGTCGAAGCCGACTCACGTCTGGCCGAGGCATGTGGGCTGTTTCAGTTCGAGTGCTCTAGCTCCCACCACCAAGCCATTCACCGCGTGGCTCCCAACCTTCGGGTCACCGCCCTAGCCGACGATGGCGTGATCGAAGGCGTGGAGTCGCTGGACGGCAGGTGGCTAATGGGCGTGCAGTGGCACCCTGAGCGCACACCTGATAGTCCGGCGACCGTCGGGTTGATGCGTGCATTCGTGCGTGCAGCCTCGCAGGCGGGCGCACGATGA
- a CDS encoding PaaI family thioesterase — protein sequence MTSLPQSSGCFVCGADNPYGLQLVFIRDETGVFTEFVPEARHCGYPGMLHGGIMASLLDETLGWAASVIKRRYFLTADLRIRYRRPVPAGRHVRVNGRYLGDKAGFWRAEGEIVDADGVVYASATGLFTSAPDEAHERFLRETRSRYAPNRVDPFGDLPECNR from the coding sequence ATGACCTCTTTGCCCCAAAGCTCCGGCTGCTTCGTGTGCGGCGCGGACAACCCGTACGGCCTTCAGCTTGTGTTCATCCGTGACGAGACGGGGGTGTTCACCGAGTTCGTGCCCGAAGCGCGACACTGTGGGTATCCAGGCATGCTTCACGGCGGCATCATGGCTTCGCTGCTAGATGAAACGTTGGGCTGGGCCGCCTCCGTGATCAAGCGCCGCTACTTCCTCACGGCGGATCTGCGCATCCGCTATCGACGCCCTGTGCCGGCTGGAAGACACGTGCGCGTAAACGGGCGATACCTGGGTGACAAAGCAGGGTTCTGGCGTGCCGAGGGCGAGATCGTGGATGCCGATGGCGTAGTGTACGCATCTGCTACCGGGCTGTTCACCTCGGCTCCCGACGAGGCACACGAGAGGTTCCTTCGCGAGACTCGATCTCGATATGCACCCAATCGCGTGGACCCGTTCGGTGACCTTCCCGAATGTAACCGCTAG